From Propionispora vibrioides, the proteins below share one genomic window:
- a CDS encoding YjbH domain-containing protein: MRRLLYFLLPLLTCISSVQAAPSLAGSTGMIDNPSADVLREGQVSAGYYHVVEGNQFSFTAHVAPQTEVGAVIFRDRDSERIGLNAKFSLQQERVNTPAVAIGVEGLTGYRDTSWYAVASKSLPFGIRLHAGIGNGRFNGVFGGVEKQLNSLSVLPGKYLPTASLMAEFDGRQMNYGLRFAVAPGVKLDGGWRKHGSYFGISYTY; encoded by the coding sequence ATGCGAAGGCTGCTTTATTTCTTATTGCCGCTGCTAACTTGTATCAGTTCCGTTCAGGCGGCTCCTTCGCTGGCTGGTTCCACCGGTATGATTGACAATCCGTCGGCTGATGTGCTGCGCGAGGGACAAGTATCGGCCGGCTATTATCATGTCGTCGAAGGAAATCAATTTTCCTTTACTGCTCATGTAGCGCCACAGACCGAAGTGGGGGCCGTTATCTTCCGTGACCGGGACAGTGAGCGTATCGGACTAAACGCCAAGTTCTCCCTGCAGCAGGAGCGGGTGAATACGCCGGCTGTAGCGATCGGTGTCGAAGGTCTCACTGGCTACCGGGATACTTCCTGGTATGCAGTAGCCAGCAAAAGCTTGCCCTTTGGTATTCGTTTGCACGCCGGTATAGGAAACGGCCGGTTTAACGGCGTGTTTGGCGGCGTGGAAAAGCAATTAAATTCTTTAAGTGTGCTGCCGGGAAAATACTTGCCCACGGCATCGCTTATGGCCGAATTTGACGGCCGGCAAATGAATTATGGACTCCGTTTTGCCGTAGCCCCCGGTGTTAAACTAGACGGTGGCTGGCGGAAGCACGGAAGCTATTTTGGCATTAGTTATACGTACTGA
- the lpxD gene encoding UDP-3-O-(3-hydroxymyristoyl)glucosamine N-acyltransferase, giving the protein MKLREIAELVGGSVVGDETVEIRGVTNIEEAGNGDITFAVPPHLEKAAASQAAAVIIPSDIHEFAKSAVRVDNPRMAFAKLLEHFTPPVAVERGVHPTAVIGNRVTLGQNVAIMAHTVLADDVVIGDNTVIYPHSYIGAGVVIGSNTLIYSNVSVREGCQIGSRVILQNGAVIGSDGFGFVTVQGRHHKVPQVGNVIIEDDVEVGANTAIDRATTSSTVVKRGTKIDNLVHLGHNVVIGENCFVVALTGISGSTKVGNQVTFAGQVGSTGHITIGDNCVFAARAGIIGDVAPNSFYAGFPARPHKEWLRSEAYINKLPNLVKKVKELEKRVAELSPKE; this is encoded by the coding sequence ATGAAGTTACGCGAAATTGCTGAGTTAGTCGGTGGTAGCGTTGTGGGAGACGAAACTGTCGAAATACGAGGAGTTACCAATATTGAAGAGGCCGGCAACGGTGACATTACCTTTGCTGTGCCACCTCATCTGGAAAAAGCGGCAGCTTCCCAAGCTGCTGCCGTTATCATCCCTTCTGATATTCATGAATTTGCCAAATCGGCTGTCCGGGTGGATAATCCCCGCATGGCTTTTGCCAAACTGTTGGAACACTTTACACCACCTGTGGCAGTAGAGCGGGGAGTTCACCCTACGGCCGTCATCGGGAACCGGGTTACCTTAGGACAAAATGTCGCCATTATGGCTCATACTGTGCTGGCTGATGATGTGGTAATCGGTGATAACACGGTGATTTATCCCCATTCCTATATTGGTGCCGGTGTGGTGATTGGCAGTAATACGCTGATTTACTCTAATGTATCGGTCCGGGAGGGCTGCCAGATCGGCAGCCGGGTTATCCTGCAGAACGGCGCAGTCATCGGCAGTGACGGTTTTGGTTTTGTGACTGTCCAGGGTCGTCATCATAAAGTGCCTCAGGTAGGGAATGTCATTATTGAGGACGATGTGGAGGTTGGCGCCAATACGGCGATTGACCGCGCCACTACCAGCAGTACCGTTGTGAAACGGGGAACGAAAATTGATAATCTGGTTCATTTAGGCCATAATGTAGTAATTGGGGAAAATTGCTTTGTTGTGGCATTAACCGGCATCTCTGGCAGCACCAAGGTAGGCAATCAGGTTACTTTTGCCGGGCAGGTAGGTAGCACCGGTCATATTACCATTGGCGACAACTGTGTATTTGCCGCACGGGCAGGCATCATTGGCGATGTGGCACCCAACTCGTTTTATGCCGGTTTCCCGGCCAGGCCGCACAAGGAATGGCTGCGCTCCGAAGCCTATATTAATAAATTGCCCAATTTGGTCAAAAAGGTAAAGGAACTGGAGAAAAGGGTGGCGGAGCTGTCCCCGAAGGAATAA
- a CDS encoding OmpH family outer membrane protein yields the protein MKRTMKTLLLLVAVVAAALLFSGCSSTQNVGVLDVNKVMTDSPKVKQFQDQLNTKGKELSDQLEKDKPNISAEEFQKRQEAAYNEFLKMKQDMEGQIDTSIKQTLEQVAKDKKMSIVLYKNGVAQGGTDITDEVISKLQ from the coding sequence ATGAAACGTACGATGAAAACTTTGCTGCTGCTGGTTGCAGTGGTGGCTGCGGCCTTGCTGTTTAGCGGCTGCAGCTCAACCCAGAATGTCGGAGTGCTGGATGTCAACAAGGTGATGACCGACAGCCCGAAAGTAAAGCAGTTCCAGGACCAGCTCAATACCAAGGGCAAGGAACTGAGTGACCAACTGGAAAAAGATAAACCGAACATTTCAGCGGAGGAGTTTCAAAAACGCCAGGAAGCGGCCTATAATGAATTTCTGAAAATGAAACAGGATATGGAAGGCCAGATCGACACTAGCATCAAGCAAACACTGGAGCAAGTGGCTAAGGATAAAAAAATGAGTATTGTTCTTTATAAAAACGGGGTGGCCCAAGGCGGTACGGATATCACCGATGAAGTGATCAGTAAACTGCAATAG
- a CDS encoding OmpH family outer membrane protein, translated as MLKLEKKQVKLVTVAIALFFVLGIVGLALSQSHLSYAAGASSQSNIGVINEQMVISQHPDIAKVQETMNAEIDQAKKDFDAKTASMNDQEKQQYYSQTSQRLSLKQQELMAPVLDKVRSAIQEVAAAKGLTVVLDKSNVVYGGQDITDEVLKKIGASK; from the coding sequence ATGTTGAAACTGGAAAAGAAACAGGTAAAACTGGTTACAGTGGCCATTGCATTATTTTTTGTGTTGGGAATCGTGGGTCTGGCTTTATCGCAGAGCCATTTATCCTACGCGGCAGGTGCAAGCAGTCAGTCGAATATCGGTGTGATTAACGAACAGATGGTCATTTCCCAGCATCCGGACATTGCCAAAGTGCAGGAAACCATGAATGCGGAAATTGACCAAGCCAAAAAAGATTTTGATGCCAAAACGGCAAGCATGAACGACCAGGAAAAACAGCAGTACTATTCGCAGACTTCGCAACGCTTGAGCTTAAAACAGCAGGAACTGATGGCGCCGGTACTGGATAAAGTCAGAAGCGCTATTCAGGAAGTGGCGGCGGCTAAAGGTTTGACCGTGGTATTGGATAAAAGTAATGTTGTCTATGGCGGCCAGGATATTACCGATGAGGTATTGAAAAAAATCGGCGCCAGCAAATAA